In one window of Nakamurella sp. PAMC28650 DNA:
- a CDS encoding thymidine kinase, with translation MSTPGSTPAGPPATRRNIAEPSTALSTVPAAGSRRGQVPTGTLKFFYGPMDCGKSTLALQLDHNHSRQGRRGLLLTRLDRSHRGQITSRMGITRTAIEVDDDIDLADLVRASWAAGRRVDYLIVDEAQFFTPSQIDQLAQLADDVQVDVYAFGIATDFRGRMFPGSLRLFELADQVLPIQVEVLCWCGAAGRFNARVVDGEIARDGAQVVVADTALDDATAVRYQVLCRRHHRSGDLGPDSGEVLPLGGS, from the coding sequence GTGAGCACGCCTGGGTCGACCCCGGCGGGGCCCCCCGCAACCCGGCGGAACATCGCCGAGCCCAGCACCGCCCTGTCGACGGTGCCGGCCGCCGGGTCCCGGCGTGGGCAGGTCCCGACCGGCACCCTCAAGTTCTTCTACGGCCCGATGGACTGCGGCAAGTCGACGCTGGCCCTGCAACTGGACCACAACCACTCCCGGCAGGGCCGGCGCGGCCTGCTGCTGACGCGTCTGGACCGTTCGCACCGGGGCCAGATCACGTCGCGGATGGGGATCACCCGGACGGCCATCGAGGTGGACGACGACATCGATCTGGCCGACCTGGTGCGGGCGTCCTGGGCCGCCGGCCGCCGCGTCGACTACCTGATCGTCGACGAGGCGCAGTTCTTCACCCCGTCCCAGATCGACCAGCTGGCCCAGCTCGCCGACGACGTCCAGGTCGACGTCTACGCCTTCGGGATCGCCACCGACTTCCGCGGACGGATGTTCCCCGGGTCCCTGCGACTTTTCGAGCTCGCGGACCAGGTGCTCCCGATCCAGGTCGAGGTGCTCTGCTGGTGCGGTGCGGCCGGCCGCTTCAACGCCAGGGTGGTGGACGGCGAGATCGCCCGGGACGGCGCGCAGGTGGTGGTGGCCGATACCGCACTCGACGACGCCACCGCCGTCCGCTACCAGGTGCTGTGCCGTCGGCATCATCGCTCCGGTGACCTGGGCCCGGATTCCGGTGAGGTCCTACCCCTCGGGGGCTCCTGA